The genomic DNA ACGGAGTGGTCACCGGTACAGACAACGGCGCGGCCGAAAACTCATCGCGGCTTGGTCGACAGGAAAAAGGTGGCGAGAATCCGAAGATTCTCGCCACCTTGTGGCTGTTGCTTTTTCGGTGACTGATCAATCGCCTGCTATGTCCCTATTTGATGTGTCAGGCGATTGGTGGTCTGTACAGCACCCAGCTGGCCCTAGATGGCCGGTTGGGTGTTGTACAGACGATGGATGTTGATGACGGTGGCGGCGAGGTTAAGTTCAGCGGTCACCGCAGCCAGTCCGCGGCGGGCGAAGCGGCGGAGTTTGATCTGTTCTTTGAGGTGGGCGAAGACGGGCTCGACGGTAGCGCTGCGGCGTTTGTAGCGTTCGGCGTTGGCGGGATTGCGTAACCGGTAGCGCATCGCGTCTTGAGGATCGAGGTCCGGTGGTGGCTCCCCGCTGGTGGGGTCCTCACGTACGTCGGCGTACAGGTCACGGTTCTTGCCCGGGGCGATGAGCCGTTCGGGTCCAGTGGCGGTCAGGTTCTCGTCGGTGAAATAGCCCGAATCCATCAGCACCAGGCCGATCTTCTTGCCCAGCCCATCAGCCTGTGTGGTGGCTTCGGCGATGGCCGGCAGATAGCAGTGGGTGTCGTTGGCGTCCTGGCTGGTGTGTACGCCCAGCACGTAATGATCGTCGGTGACAATGAATTGGGCGTTGTAGGCCTGCACCGATCCGCCGCCGCTGCCTTCGGTCATCAACCGGGAGTCGGGGTCGGTGATGTTCACCGGATCGGCTACGGCACCGCGGGCATGCGCCCGGTCCGCACGCCGATCACGTGCTCGAGCGGCTTTACCGCGCAGGTCAGGCTGATGCCCGGCGGCGATGTCCGCCTGGACCTTGGCCAAGTCCTTCTGCGCGGCCTTGATCTTGCATCGGGCATCGCCGCGGGTCTTGGCCGCGGCAGCTCCTGGGACGCCTTCGACCTGATCAATATTGTTGCGGGCACGCTGAATTCGTGCCTGGTGGTAGCGCACCGGGTCCACATTGCCCGGGGGCCGCCCGACCGGGCCGCCAGCGGCGACCCGGGCCAGGTACTCCTCGGCGGCCTTCTGATCGTGCGCATCGGCTGCAGCGTCGGCGTCGCGGCGGCGCTGCAACTCAGAGACGGCTTTGGCGATGTTGGCCGCCCGGCCACTGTGACGGGCGAACTGCTCGGGCAGCCCCTGACCGCCGCCTGGCCCGTCGCCGGACTCGGCGTCTTCGGCGGCATCAGTGGCCACCGCCTCGTCGACCACGGTCTGCGCGATCTGGGCGCTGATCCGCTCGACCTCGCGTTGCACCGATTCCGATGACCGGTTGGCTCCTCGGGACGCGTTCGCGGCGATCTTGCTGCCGTCGATGGATACCACCCCGACCTTGACCATCCCCTGCGCCGAGCACAACGCCAACACCTGGGCGAACAGGCTTGTGAACGCGTCCTGATGCGTGGCGCGGAACCGGGCGATCGCGCTGTGATCGGGAGCGTCCTGGGCGCACAGCACCCGAAAAGCCACATGGTCGACACACAACTGCTCGATACGCCGCGATGAGCGTTCCCCACTGGCATAGGCATAGATCAGCAATGCCAGCAGCATGTCTGGGTCATACGCCCGCCGGCCGGCACCGCCCAGCTTGCGGTTAGCGTGGAACGCCGCGGTATCCAGCGCCTTCACGACCTCGATCACGAACCAGACCAGATGATCTTCCGGCAACCAGTCAATCATGTTGGGCGGCAACAGAAACTGCTGGTCACGTACCACCGGACGATACCCACGAGCCACACCCAAGTATCGCGAGAATGGCACCCTCAGTCACGCACCGCGGCCCGCGATTCTGCAACAGCCACCTTTTCTGACGGGTCTACACCGACGCGAACAGCTCCTTGAACTTGTCCAGCGAGCGGTGGATGTCGGACCGCAGCGCGGCCGCCACCACCATGCCGATGGGCCCGAACAGGGCCGGACCGCCGAGGTGGATGTCGAACGCCACGTTCGAACCCGCTTCGGCCGGCGTGATCTTGGCCATCAACTTGACCCGGACCCCACCCTTGCCGACACCGTTGAGAGTCAACGATCCCGGCGGGTTGTAGTGCACGATGGTCCAGTCGACCCGGTTCAGCATGCCCTTGACCTCGACGACGGACGAGATCTGCGTGCCCTTCCCCAAGGTCTCGGGCAACGGGCTGCGCCACATCCGGTGGATGGACAGCCAGTCGTCATACCGGGAGAGGTCCGACGCTGCCTCCCAGGCCTTTTCGGGCGACAGCGGTACTTCGATGGAACTTGCGAGTTTTGCCATGGCTACTGCTGTTCTTGCGTCCCCTCGGCAGGAGCCTCAGCGGCAGGCTGGTCCCCTGCGACGGCCTTCTTCGCCGCCTCCTGAGCGCTGTCGACAACGCCCTTGAACTTGCCTTCGGTCTTCTCGTCGACGATGTCGCCGACCTTCTCGATAGCGGCCTCGACCTTGTCGGCGTTCTGCGCCGCCAGGTCCTTCACCTTGTCCAGAAATCCCATGATTCCCACCCTATCTATTGCCGGATTGTCCGGTGAACGTGCTCATTCTTCATTGCTCATCGGTTCGCCACAACCGTCGCGGCTCGCCCAGCCAGCGACCCTGCAGCCACCACAGCACCTCGATCGCACCCGCGCCCACCAGCCCGATTCCGACGGCCGCCGAGGTCAGCGCCAGGTTCGACGGATCGAGCATGAACTGTTGCTGCGCCCAGGGAATCGAAAAAATCACCACATACGCCAACGCCGACGCCGCGACCAGCACAACGCGCCACCACTGGTACGGCCGTGCCACCACCGCCAGCACCCACACCGCCGACACCAGCAGCGTGATCAGCGCGGCGGTGGACGCCTGGTTCTGCTCGACCGCGTCCGCGTACTTCCCGTGATAGGCCAGCAGGTACGAGGCGAACGTCGCGGCACCCACCACCAGGCCCGACGGCAGCGCGGCCGTCATCACCCGGCGCACGAAACCGTGGTGGGCCCGTTCATTGTTCGGCGCCAGCGACAGGATGAATGCCGGAATGCCGATGGTGAACCACGCCGCGATGGTGACGTGAATGGGCTGGAACGGATAGAGCACCGGCTCGGTGCCGAAGAACCTGGCGGACAGGCCCGCCAGCCCCACGAGCACGGCGAGCAGCACCGAGTACACGGTCTTGGTGAGGAACAGGTTCGAGACCCGCTCGATATTGCCGATGACCCGGCGGCCCTCCCCCACCACGTAGGGCAGCGTGGCGAACTTGTTGTCCAGCAAGACGATCTGCGCGACAGCCCGCGTCGCCGAGCTGCCCGATCCCATCGCGACCCCGATGTCGGCGTCCTTGAGGGCCAGCACGTCGTTGACGCCGTCGCCCGTCATCGCGACGGTGTGGCCGCGGGACTGCAGGGCATGCACCATGGCACGCTTCTGGTCGGGCCGAACGCGGCCGAAAGTGGTGTATTCGCTGACGGTTTCGGCCAGCTGCTCGGGATCGTCGGGAAGCCGGCGGGCGTCCAGCGTCTCGCCATTGAGGCCGAGCGACCCGGCCACGGCGCCCACCGACACCGCGTTGTCACCGGAGATCACCTTGACCGAGACATGTTGCTGCGCAAAGTAGTCCAGCGTCTCGCCGGCATCGGGGCGGACGCGCTGCTCGAGGGTCACCAGTGCCGCGGGGGTCACTTCCCCGGGTGCGTCGGGGGCGTCGACGGGACGGTCCGAGGAACCGAGCAGCAGCACCCGCAGGCCCTGGGCGCCGATCTGTTCGGCTTGCTCGGCCTCGGGTGAACCGGCCGCGAGCAGGACGTCGGGCGCGCCGAGCACCCAGTTGCCGTGCTCGCCATAGGACACCCCGCTCCACTTGGTCGCCGATTTGAACGGCGCGTTCGCGGTCTGGGTCCAGCCCGGTGGCAGCTTGTAGGCCTCGGCGATGGCGGCCATGCTGGCGTTGGGCCGGACGTCGTCGGCCGCCATCTGGGCCAGCACCGCCGCGGCGTCGTCAGAGGTAAAGGTGCTCAGATTGCTTACCCGCATGCCGTTTTCGGTCAGCGTGCCGGTCTTGTCGGCGCACACCACGTCGACGCGGGCCAGGCCCTCGATGGCCGGCAGCTCCTGCACCAGGCATTGCCGCCGGCCCAGCCGGACCACCCCGACGGCGAATGCCAGCGACGTCATGAGCACCAGGCCTTCGGGCACCATCGGCACCAGCGCACCAACCGTCCGCAGTACCGACTCTTTCCAGCCCACGCCGGTGACGGTGAACAGCTGGGTGTAGATGATGAGCGCCCCGGCCGGCCAGAGCAGGTAGGTGATGAACCGCAGAATGGTGTTGATACCGCTGCGCAGCTCGGACTTCACCAGGGTGAATTTGCTTGCCTCGGCAGCCAATTGGGCCGCGTATGCCGCGCGACCCACTTTCGTGGCGCGGTAGGAACCGCTCCCGGCGACGACGAAGCTGCCCGACATCACGGTGTCGCCGACGGCCTTGTCGATGGCGTCGGCCTCACCGGTGAGCAGTGACTCGTCGACCTCGAGGTTGGCGGCTTCCAGCACGACGCCGTCGACCACGATCTGGTCGCCCGGGCCGAGCTCGATGACATCGTCGAGCACGACCTCGCCGGCGGGCCGCTCCTTCGTGCCGGACTGCCTGCGCACCAACGGTTTTGCCTGCCCGACGATGGCCAGCCGGTCCAGTGTCTGCTTGGCCCGCAGCTCCTGGATGATGCCGATGGCGCTGTTGGCGACGATCAGCAGCCCGAACAGTCCGTTGATCACCGAGCCCGTCGCCAGCACGATCAGGAACAGCGCCCCGAGGATCGCGTTGATCCGCGTGAAGACGTTGGCGCGGATGATCTCCGAGACGCTGCGGGCCGCCCGCGTCGGGACGTCGTTGGTGTGGCCGGCGGCGACGCGCTGGGCGACCTCGTCATCCGACAGTCCGCTGAGATCCGTCGTACGTTCCGGATCGTCGACAGTCACCCGTCATTCCCCCACCGAGTCGGGATTTGTGCACGAAAATCCGCGGCAGGCGCGGAAAATCGTGCACAAATCGCTATTGAGACGGCCGCCACCACTCATCCAGCCCCGGCAGCCGCGCCGGTTCCAGCCGTTGGCCCGGCATGGGCACGGCCACGTCCACCGATTCGTCGCGCGCGGCGACGATCATCCGCTCGACCGGCTCGGACCACGGGTGCGGCGCCAGCCGGAACGTCGCCCAGTGGATCGGCACCAGCAGGCCGCTGTCGGTCACATCACGATGCGCCCGGACCGCGAACTCCGGGTTCATGTGGATGTCCGGCCAGCCCGGGTGGTACGCGCCGATGGGCATGAGGGTCAGGTCGAACGGGCCGTAGTCGGCGCCGATGTCGCCGAAGCTCTTGGTGTAGCCGGTGTCGCCGCCGAAGAACGCGCGGTGCTGCGGGCCGATCAACGCCCACGACGCCCACAGGGTGGTGTTGCGGGTCAGGAAGCGTCCCGAGAAATGCCGGGCCGGGGTGCAGACCAGGGTCAGCTCGCCGAGCTTGGCGCTCTGGTTCCAGTCGAGTTCGACGATGCGCTCGGCCGGGATGCCCCACCAGCGCAGGTGCGCGCCGATACCCAGCGGCACGAAGAACTTGGCCCGCTGCATGCTCGCCAGCTGCGTGACGGTGTCGATGTCGAGGTGGTCGTAGTGATCGTGGCTGATGATCACCGCGTCGACGGCCGGCAGCGCCTCCAGCGGCGCCGGCACCTCGTGGAGCCGCTGCGGTCCGACCCGCCGGGACGGGGAGCATCGTCGGCTCCACACCGGGTCGGCCAGCACGCGGTAGCCGTCGATCTCGATCAGCGCCGAGGAGTGCCCGAACCAGGTGACCGCGAGGTCGCCCGCCGGGAGGCCCGGATCGGGCACCACCAGCGGGATGGGCATCGGCGGGCGCTGCAGCGCGCTGCTGGCCAGCAGGTCACGCACCAGCCCGGCCTGCTGTTCGCGGCTCAGTTCGGTGCCCGACGGCGGCTCGAGGTTGACGAACAACCCGTCGTGATAGTTGGGCGAGTTCGCCGCCACCGCGTTGATGTCCACGGGGCCGGCGCCGAGTGCGGCGGGCGCGCCATTGAGCGCCCGCAACACCCAGCCGCCGGCTGCCAGCGCCGCCGTTCCCCACATCAGCCGCAGTGCCCGTCGCAGCATCAGGCGCCCTGGAACCTCGGCGCCCGCTTCTCGAATCGGGCCACCTGCGCCTCGATCACGTCGGGGCTGGCCCAGGCCTTGTTGAACATGCGGGTGTGTTCGCCGCGGACGGTGTCGTAGGCACCGTCGTCGTTGAGGACGCGCTTCGAGTGCGCCAGCGACAGCGGCGCGTAGCCCGCGATCTCGGCGGCCCAGGCCTGCGCGTCGGCCAGCGTGCCGGTGCGGTTGATCATGCCGGTCTGCAGGGCGGTATCGAAGTCGAGGCGCTCGGCGGCGAGCAGCATGGCGCGGGCCCGGCCGTGGCCGACCAGCGACGTCAGCCGGCGGATGCTCCAGTTGTCCAGCGCCAGTCCGTATTTGGCGATCGGGAACTGGAAGTACACGCCCGGTGCGGCGACCCGCAGGTCGCAGATCATGGCCAGGATGACGCCCGCGCCGATCGCGGGACCGTTGAGCGCCGCGATGATCGGGATCGGGCTGGCGTCGATGGCCAGGTTCAGGGCCAGCGCCTTGTCCGGCAGTTCCCTGGCCACCCCCTCGGCGTCGGACAGGTCGGCGCCCGCGCTGAACACGGTGCCCTGCCCGGTCAGCACGATGGCGCGGGTGTCCGCCGGCGAGGCCTTCTCGATTTCTTCACGTACGCCGTCGACGAGCGCGGCGTTGAGCGCGTTGCGCCGCTCGGGGCGCTGCATTTCCAGGGTCAGGACATTGCCGTCCCGGGTCACTCCGATCATTGGGCCAGCCTAGGCGGTGCGCCGATCGAGCGCCGAGCCGCGTTGCGGAGTAGCGCCGGTGTTCAGGTGCGACGATTGGCGCGTGCCGCCCAGTCCACCCGAGCAACCCCGGGCGAATCAGTTCGCCCATCTGTTGACGCTGGTCGCGGCCAACGCGATCCCCGCGGTCGGCTGGTTCACGCAGGAGTGGTCCGCGGCGACGACGTTGATCGTCTACTGGTTCGAGACCGTCGCCGGATTGCTGTTCATCTACGCCCGCGGCGTCCTGCAGCAGCGGTGGAACCCGCGCCGCGGGCATTTCCGGTACGAAGCGCCGCAGTCGAAGGGGCCCCAAGGCAAGCCCGGTTCCTTCATCAAGGGGTTCTTCTTCATCAACGCGGTGTTCTGCGCGGCGCACGGCGTCTTCATCGCGGTGATCCTGCTGATCCTCACGCACAACGGGAACGCCGAGCTGGTCGGCCTGGACTGGCGCGCCGCGGGCATCGGCTGCCTGCAGATGCTCGTCATCGTCGCGGTCGATTTCCTGGTGGATGTGCCGTACCTGCGCCGCTGGTCGTTCGGGCTGCTCGAGCAGACCGCCAACCGGAGCTTCGGGCGGGTCGGCGTGGTGCATCTCGCGCTGATCTTCGGCATCTTCGCTGCCGCGGTGACCAATTCCCCCGCCCGGATGTTCGGGGTGTTCGTCGTGCTCAAGACGCTGTACTCCCTCGCCTCGGCGCTGCCGATGTACGAGCCGGCCACCCCGCCGAAGTGGCTGAGCCGGGCGATGAACCGCATTCGCCGCGAGCCGGAGGGGCAGCGGTTCGAAGACATGTGGGTGAAGGATCAGGCCGCCGAGGTCAGACGCCGGACGCGAAACGACGAAGTGTGGACCGGGGCGGGGCGGTAGCCGATTAGCCTGTCCGGGTGAGTCGGACCGGAGCCCGTCAGTTCTTCGACGCCATCCTCGACGACGGATCGTTCCGCAGCTGGGACGGCCCGCCACTGGAGGTGGCCGTCAGCGACGATTACCGCGCCGAGCTGGCCGACGCGACGTTGCGCACCGGGCTGGACGAGTCGGTCCTGACCGGTGAGGGCACCGTCTCCGGTCGGCGCGTGGCCGTGCTGGCCTGCGAGTTCGACTTCCTGGCCGGCTCGATCGGGGTGGCCGCCGCCGAGCGGATCACCGCTTCCGTGCAGCGCGCGACGGCCCTCGGCTTGCCGCTGATCGCGTCGCCATCCTCGGGCGGGACGCGCATGCAGGAGGGCACCGTCGCGTTCCTGCAGATGGTGAAGATCGCCGCGGCCGTCGAGCTGCACAAGAAGGCGCACCTGCCGTACCTGGTGTATCTGCGGCATCCGACGACCGGCGGGGTGTTTGCGTCGTGGGGATCGCTCGGGCACCTCACCGCGGCCGAACCGGGCGCGCTGATCGGGTTCCTCGGGCCGCGTGTCTACGAGCACCTGTACGGCGAGCCGTTCCCTGACGGCGTGCAGACCGCCGAGCACCTGTTCGCCCATGGCGTGATCGACAGCGTCGTCCCGCTCGACAAGCTGCGCGGCGTCGTGAATCGGGTTTTGACGGTGGTCGCGGACCCGCCCGACCCAGGGATTTGTGCACGAAAATCCGCGGTGGGCGCGGAAAATCGTGCACAAATCCCTGAAGTGCCGGCGTGGGAGTCGGTGGAGGCGTCGCGGCGCGCGGACCGGCCAGGGGTGGACTACCTGCTGGCGCACGGGGCGACGGACCGGGTGCTGCTGTCCGGGACCGGGCGCGGCGAATCGGGAACGACGCTGCTGGCGCTGGCCCGGTTCGGCGGGCAGCCCGCCGTGGTGGTCGGTCAGCGCCGCGTGATCGGCGGCCTCGTCGGGCCGCGCGCGTTGCGGGAGGCCCGTCGCGGCATGGCGCTGGCGGCCGGCTTGCAGCTGCCGCTGGTGCTGGTGATCGACACCGCCGGGCCCGCGCTGTCGCAGCAGGCCGAGGAGGACGGGCTCGCCGGGGAGATCGCGCTGTGCCTCGCCGAACTCGTCACGCTCGATACGCCGACGGTGTCGGTGCTGTTGGGTCAGGGCAGCGGCGGCCCGGCGCTGGCGATGGTCCCGGCCGACCGCGTGCTGGCCGCCCAGAACGGCTGGCTGGCTCCGCTGCCACCGGAAGGCGCCAGCGCCATCGTCTACCGCGACGTCGACCATGCCCCGGAACTTGCTGCCGCCCAAGGTGTTCGGTCGCTCGATCTACTCAAGGCCGGCATCGTCGACGTCATCGTGCCCGAGGAACCGGACGCCGCTGACAATCCCGCCGGGTTCACCGAGCGGCTGTCGGCCACCATCGCCGCCGAGCTGCACACGTTGCACACCGTCCCCGCGGCACAGCGGCTCGGGGTGCGGCTGCAGCGCTACCGGCGGATCGGCGTCCCCGACAGCTGATCACGCCTTGTCGAGATAGCGCTGCAGCGTCGGCGCGAGCCAGTGGACGAGGTCGTCGTCGCTCATCGCGACGATGGGCGGGAGCTTCAGCACGAACCGGCACATCGCCATCCCGAGCACCTGAGTGGCGATCAGCCCGGCGCACCGCGCGGGGTCGGCGGGCTCGAGCCGGGCGATGGCGGGCCCCAACTGCTCGGCGAAGATGCTCTGCATACGCCCCGCGGCGTCGGCATTCGTGGTCGACGAGCGCAGCAGCACGATCAGTCCGTCGTCCTGCGTCCAGCGGTCGAGGAAATGTGCGACCAGTGTGGCACCGACCTCTGCCTTCGGGACGCCGGACAGATCAGGGAAGCGCAGGTCGAATTCGGCTGCCGCGGCGAACAATTGGTCCTTGTTGCCGAAGTACCGCATCACCATCGACGGGTCGATGTGCGCGTCCGCGGCGATGGCCCTGATGGTGGCCGCCTGGTAGCCGGTCGTCGCGAACCGCTCCCGGGCGGCGGCGAGGATCACGGCCTTGGTCTCTTCTGACGATCTACGCATGCCAACAACTGTATGCCAACACTTGTTGACTTCAGCGCCGAAAGGCGCAACCATTGTTATGCCAACAACTGTTGGCATACGCGGAAGGAGACGCAGATGACCGACACCGATGTCCTGATCGTCGGAGCAGGCCCCACCGGATTGGCCCTCGCCGCCGCGCTACAGGCCCGCGGCGTCGACGCCCTGGTGGTCGACCGCCTGGCCGCGGGCGCCAACACCTCACGCGCGGCGGTGGTGAACGCCCGCACGCTGGAGGTGCTGGAAGACCTGGGCGTGTCCGAACGCCTGGTGGAACTCGGCATCGAGGCGCCCCGATTCACCATCCGCGATGGCCACAGGACCCTGATCCCGGTCGACTTCAGCACGCTGCCGACCCGCTACCCCTACAGCCTGATGGTGCCGCAGTGCACCACTGAGCAGGTGCTGCTCGACCGCCTGGCCGAGCTCGGCGGCAAGGTCATCCGGCCGAAGACCCTGACCGGCGTCACGCAGGACGACCACGGCGTCACGGCCCAGTTCGAGGATGGTGAGGTCATTCGGGCGCGGTACCTTGTCGGCGCCGACGGCATGCACAGCGTCGTGCGGGAGCAGGCCGGCATCGGGTTCAGCGGCGGGCAGTACGGGCAGTCGTTCGCGCTCGCCGATGTCCGCCTCAGTGGCGACGTCACCGATGACGAGGTGATCCTGTTCTGGGCGTCCACCGGGCTGACGGTCGTCGCGCCCCTACCCGGCGGCACCTACCGGATCGTGGCACCCGTCGACTCGGCGCCCGAGGAGCCGTCCGCCGCCTTCGTCCAGAATCTGCTCGACACCCGCGCCTTCGGGCCCGGCCGGGTGACGGTGACCGGCGTCGAGTGGGGCTCCCGGTTCCGGGTTCACCACCGGGTCGCCGACAGCTATCGCGCCGGACGGGTACTACTCGCCGGCGACGCCGCCCATGTCCACAGCCCCGCCGGCGGACAGGGCATGAACCTGGGCATCCAAGACGCCCTCGCGTTGAGTCAGGCGCTGGCAACGGCTTTGACGACGGGACGCGACGGCGTGCTCGACGAATACAGCGCGACCCGACGTCCCCTGGCACAGCAAGTGGTGGCCCTGACGGACCGGCTGACGCGGCTGGCCACCTTGCCGGCGCCGGTCCGCCCGATCCGCAACCTGGCGATCGGATTGGCGGGCCGCGTTCCCGCCGTGCGAAATCAGTTGGCGTGGCGGCTCTCCGGGCTGTCCAACCGCTGAGCAGTCGTCGACAGCGGAAAGCCGGGCCTGGTCTTCGGGGGTAACCAGGCCCGGCGGCTCATTTCCCGCTCAGCCGTTGCAGCAGTGCGACTTCTTTGGCGACGGCGGCACATTCAGCGCCGGGTTGCGATCGAAGAAGCTGACCGGCTTGAGCTTGAATCCGGCGTAATCCACCGGCATCACGGGCCAGTCCTCGGGCCGCGGGAAGTGCGTCAGCCCGAAGGTGTGCCAGACCACGATGTCCTCGCCCTCGATGTTGCGGTCCTGCGCGACGTACGACGGCAGGCCGGCATCCCCTGGGTGCTGGTTGACGAACTGGCCCGCCGGATACCGTTCGGCCGGATCGTATTTCGTCACCCACAGGTGCTTGGTCGCGAAGGCGGCGCGCTTGGCGATGGAGCTCGACGGGTCGGCCAGCAAGGTGGGCTGGCCCTCCGGGTGCAGCGCGTAGCCGACGTTCTGGCCCAGCCGGTTCTGCTTGGTGGGATTGGTGATGTGCCACACCCGGGCCTTGAGGTTGTCGGCGGTCCGCATGCCTTCGAGCTCGTGGGTCAGCTTGGTCTTCTGCGGGCGGAATGCGTTGCCCCACGGGTCCTCCGGGCCCATCGGGACACCGACGGCGTCGACTTCCTCGACGGTGTTGGTCAGCCCGTCGACCGCCATGTCCAGCCGCGCGGAGAACATGTGCTGGTGGAACGGCGCACCCAGGCCCGGCGCCATCTCGGTGGAAAAGCCTTCCGGCCCACGGTAGGCCGAGGCGAACACGATGCCGGTGGCCTTGGCTTCCAGCTCGATGGTGCCGTCGAGGTAGAGGTACCAGTAGAAGCCGTAGTCGTAGTTGCCGATGGTCAAGAAGAAGGAGATGACGAGTCGTCTTGACCGGCGCACCTCGGCCATGCCGTTGAACATGTCGGTGTGCTTCCACAGCACGCCGAAGTCCTCCTCGTGCAGGCAGATTGCGTTCTTCATCAGTTTGGGCTCGCCGTTCTCGTCGGCGATGGTGACGTCGAAGTACTTGATCTCACCGAGGCAGTCACAGCCCAGCTCGAGGGCGTTGGTGTACCGGCCGAACAGGTACTCCCCCTGGTCGAAGTAGTTCTGCCAGTAGCGCACCGGCGACGGATCGGCGTAGGGCACCACCATCTCGGCGATCGACGCGCGGTACACCACCGGCCGCCCGTCGATCGACAGCTGGTGCAGGGTGAGGCCCTCGCGGACGTCGAAGCCGAAGCGGAAAGACCAGTCGGCCCAGGTGATCTGGTTGCCGTCGACGGTGAAGCTCGCGCCCTCGGGCTGGGTGATCTCGATGGGCTTGAGGTCGGTGCGGGCCGGGACGGCATGCGGCGCGGCATCCCACTCACCGCGTTCGGTGGGCAGCGGCAGCTCGATCTCGTCGATCACCTTCACGACTTTGCGGCCCGTCAGGTCGACGTAGGCGACCACACCGTCGATCGGGTGCGCCCACGGCAGGTCCGCGGCGTCGTACTGGTAGAACGCCAGCACCCGGACGATGCGGCGGCCCACCTCGTCCTCGTGGCCGAACACGCCGGCCGACAGCGGAACCGCCCGCACGTCAGTCGGATTCAGCTTGCGCTTGGTCATGGCCTCGATCCATTCGGGGCAGTCGAGCAGGAACGCTTCGATGTCCTCGAACTCCTGGTCCAGGATCGGCACGTGGCCGTCGCGGGTGCTGTCGATCGTCACCTCGCTGACGACACGGCCCTCGGTCACGGACACCACCAGGTCGGAGCCCTGGCCGGTCGCCCGGTTCAGCAGCAGCACCCGGGCCCGGCGGTCCATGGCGTCGCCGGGACGGAAGGCCAGCACGTCACTCTTGTGCGGTTCCTCCAGCGCGACGAACACGAAGCGGACACTGTCGCCGAGCAGGCCGTGCGCGTCGACGATGCGGCGTGCCGCGCGAATCTCGTCGGCGCTCAGTGGGGTGAGCGGGTGGTCCGGGACTGTGGTCACCTGGGGTTCAATGGTGGCGGTCATCGTGCGATCTCCTTTGCGATATCAGGGTTTTCGTTCTGCCCCGCTCCGGC from Mycolicibacterium phocaicum includes the following:
- a CDS encoding primary-amine oxidase produces the protein MTATIEPQVTTVPDHPLTPLSADEIRAARRIVDAHGLLGDSVRFVFVALEEPHKSDVLAFRPGDAMDRRARVLLLNRATGQGSDLVVSVTEGRVVSEVTIDSTRDGHVPILDQEFEDIEAFLLDCPEWIEAMTKRKLNPTDVRAVPLSAGVFGHEDEVGRRIVRVLAFYQYDAADLPWAHPIDGVVAYVDLTGRKVVKVIDEIELPLPTERGEWDAAPHAVPARTDLKPIEITQPEGASFTVDGNQITWADWSFRFGFDVREGLTLHQLSIDGRPVVYRASIAEMVVPYADPSPVRYWQNYFDQGEYLFGRYTNALELGCDCLGEIKYFDVTIADENGEPKLMKNAICLHEEDFGVLWKHTDMFNGMAEVRRSRRLVISFFLTIGNYDYGFYWYLYLDGTIELEAKATGIVFASAYRGPEGFSTEMAPGLGAPFHQHMFSARLDMAVDGLTNTVEEVDAVGVPMGPEDPWGNAFRPQKTKLTHELEGMRTADNLKARVWHITNPTKQNRLGQNVGYALHPEGQPTLLADPSSSIAKRAAFATKHLWVTKYDPAERYPAGQFVNQHPGDAGLPSYVAQDRNIEGEDIVVWHTFGLTHFPRPEDWPVMPVDYAGFKLKPVSFFDRNPALNVPPSPKKSHCCNG
- a CDS encoding carboxyl transferase domain-containing protein; translated protein: MSRTGARQFFDAILDDGSFRSWDGPPLEVAVSDDYRAELADATLRTGLDESVLTGEGTVSGRRVAVLACEFDFLAGSIGVAAAERITASVQRATALGLPLIASPSSGGTRMQEGTVAFLQMVKIAAAVELHKKAHLPYLVYLRHPTTGGVFASWGSLGHLTAAEPGALIGFLGPRVYEHLYGEPFPDGVQTAEHLFAHGVIDSVVPLDKLRGVVNRVLTVVADPPDPGICARKSAVGAENRAQIPEVPAWESVEASRRADRPGVDYLLAHGATDRVLLSGTGRGESGTTLLALARFGGQPAVVVGQRRVIGGLVGPRALREARRGMALAAGLQLPLVLVIDTAGPALSQQAEEDGLAGEIALCLAELVTLDTPTVSVLLGQGSGGPALAMVPADRVLAAQNGWLAPLPPEGASAIVYRDVDHAPELAAAQGVRSLDLLKAGIVDVIVPEEPDAADNPAGFTERLSATIAAELHTLHTVPAAQRLGVRLQRYRRIGVPDS
- a CDS encoding TetR/AcrR family transcriptional regulator → MRRSSEETKAVILAAARERFATTGYQAATIRAIAADAHIDPSMVMRYFGNKDQLFAAAAEFDLRFPDLSGVPKAEVGATLVAHFLDRWTQDDGLIVLLRSSTTNADAAGRMQSIFAEQLGPAIARLEPADPARCAGLIATQVLGMAMCRFVLKLPPIVAMSDDDLVHWLAPTLQRYLDKA
- a CDS encoding FAD-dependent oxidoreductase gives rise to the protein MTDTDVLIVGAGPTGLALAAALQARGVDALVVDRLAAGANTSRAAVVNARTLEVLEDLGVSERLVELGIEAPRFTIRDGHRTLIPVDFSTLPTRYPYSLMVPQCTTEQVLLDRLAELGGKVIRPKTLTGVTQDDHGVTAQFEDGEVIRARYLVGADGMHSVVREQAGIGFSGGQYGQSFALADVRLSGDVTDDEVILFWASTGLTVVAPLPGGTYRIVAPVDSAPEEPSAAFVQNLLDTRAFGPGRVTVTGVEWGSRFRVHHRVADSYRAGRVLLAGDAAHVHSPAGGQGMNLGIQDALALSQALATALTTGRDGVLDEYSATRRPLAQQVVALTDRLTRLATLPAPVRPIRNLAIGLAGRVPAVRNQLAWRLSGLSNR